A part of Saccharomyces cerevisiae S288C chromosome XIV, complete sequence genomic DNA contains:
- a CDS encoding gag-pol fusion protein (Retrotransposon TYA Gag and TYB Pol genes; transcribed/translated as one unit; polyprotein is processed to make a nucleocapsid-like protein (Gag), reverse transcriptase (RT), protease (PR), and integrase (IN); similar to retroviral genes): MESQQLSQHSPISHGSACASVTSKEVHTNQDPLDVSASKIQEYDKASTKANSQQTTTPASSAVPENPHHASPQTAQSHSPQNGPYQQQCMMTQNQANPSGWSFYGRPSMIPYTPYQMSPMYFPPGPHSQFPQYPSSVGTPLSTPSPESGNTFTDSSSADSDMTSTKKYVRPPPMLTSPNDFLNWVKTYIKFLQNSNLGDIIPTATRKAVRQMTDDELTFLCHTFQLFAPSQFLPTWVKDILSADYTDIMKILSKSINKMQSDTQEVNDITTLATLHYNGSTPADAFEAEVTNILDRLNNNGIPINNKVACQFIMRGLSGEYKFLRYARHRYIHMTVADLFSDIHSMYEEQQESKRNKSTYRRNPSDEKKDSRTYTNTTKPKSITRNSQKPNNSQSRTARAHNVSTSNNSSGPDNDLIRGSTTEPIQLKNKHDLHLGQELTESTVNHTNHSDDELPGHLLLDSGASRTLIRSAHHIHSASSNPGINVVDAQKRNIPINAIGDLQFHFQDNTKTSIKVLHTPNIAYDLLSLNELAAVDITACFTKNVLERSDGTVLAPIVKYGDFYWVSKKYLLPSNISVPTINNVHTSESTRKYPYPFIHRMLAHANAQTIRYSLKNNTITYFNESDVDWSSAIDYQCPDCLIGKSTKHRHIKGSRLKYQNSYEPFQYLHTDIFGPVHNLPKSAPSYFISFTDETTKFRWVYPLHDRREDSILDVFTTILAFIKNQFQASVLVIQMDRGSEYTNRTLHKFLEKNGITPCYTTTADSRAHGVAERLNRTLLDDCRTQLQCSGLPNHLWFSAIEFSTIVRNSLASPKSKKSARQHAGLAGLDISTLLPFGQPVIVNDHNPNSKIHPRGIPGYALHPSRNSYGYIIYLPSLKKTVDTTNYVILQGKESRLDQFNYDALTFDEDLNRLTASYQSFIASNEIQQSDDLNIESDHDFQSDIELHPEQPRNVLSKAVSPTDSTPPSTHTEDSKRVSKTNIRAPREVDPNISKSNILPSKKRSSTPQISDIESTGSGGMHRLDVPLLAPMSQYNTHESSHTSKSKDFRHSDSYSDNETNHTNVPISSTGGTNNKTVPQTSEQETEKRIIHRSPSIDTSSSESNSLHHVVPIKTSDTCPKENTEESIIADLPLPDLPPEPPTKLSDSFKELPPINSRQTNSSLGGIGDSNAYTTINSKKRSLEDNETEIKVSRDTWNTKNMRSLEPPRSKKRIHLIAAVKAVKSIKPIRTTLRYDEAITYNKDIKEKEKYIEAYHKEVNQLLKMKTWDTDRYYDRKEIDPKRVINSMFIFNRKRDGTHKARFVARGDIQHPDTYDSGMQSNTVHHYALMTSLSLALDNNYYITQLDISSAYLYADIKEELYIRPPPHLGMNDKLIRLKKSLYGLKQSGANWYETIKSYLIQQCGMEEVRGWSCVFKNSQVTICLFVDDMVLFSKNLNSNKRIIEKLKMQYDTKIINLGESDEEIQYDILGLEIKYQRGKYMKLGMENSLTEKIPKLNVPLNPKGRKLSAPGQPGLYIDQQELELEEDDYKMKVHEMQKLIGLASYVGYKFRFDLLYYINTLAQHILFPSKQVLDMTYELIQFIWNTRDKQLIWHKSKPVKPTNKLVVISDASYGNQPYYKSQIGNIYLLNGKVIGGKSTKASLTCTSTTEAEIHAISESVPLLNNLSYLIQELDKKPITKGLLTDSKSTISIIISNNEEKFRNRFFGTKAMRLRDEVSGNHLHVCYIETKKNIADVMTKPLPIKTFKLLTNKWIH, encoded by the exons atggaatcccaacaattatctcaacattcacccatttctcatggtagcgcctgtgcttcggttacttctaaggaagtccacacaaatcaagatccgttagacgtttcagcttccaaaattcaagaatatgataaggcttccactaaggctaactctcaacagacaacaacacctgcttcatcagctgttccagagaacccCCATCATGCCTCTCCTCAAACTGCTCAGTCACATTCACCACAGAATGGGCCGTACCAACAGCAGTGCATGATGACCCAAAACCAAGCCAATCCATCTGGTTGGTCATTTTACGGACGCCCATCTATGATTCCGTATAcaccttatcaaatgtcgCCTATGTACTTTCCACCTGGGCCACATTCACAGTTTCCGCAGTAtccatcatcagttggaacGCCTCTGAGCACTCCATCACCTGAGTCAggtaatacatttactgattcatcctcagcggactctgatatgacatccactaaaaaatatgtcagaccaccaccaatgttaacctcacctaatgactttctaaattgggttaaaacatacatcaaatttttacaaaattcGAATCTCGGTGATATTATTCCGACAGCAACAAGAAAAGCCGTACGTCAGATGACTGATGACGAACTCACCTTCTTATGTCACACCTTTCAACTATTTGCTCCATCTCAATTCTTACCCACCTGGGTTAAAGACATCTTATCTGCTGATTATACagatatcatgaaaattctttccaaaagcaTTAACAAAATGCAATCTGATACTCAAGAGGTAAATGACATTACGACCCTAGCAACTTTGCATTATAATGGAAGCACACCTgcagatgcatttgaaGCAGAAGTCACAAACATTCTTGACAGACTAAACAACAATGGCATTCctatcaataacaaggtAGCATGCCAATTCATTATGAGAGGTCTATCTGGCGAGtacaaatttttacgctaCGCACGTCATCGATATATACATATGACAGTTGCTGATCTGTTTTCAGACATACATTCTATgtatgaagaacaacaggAATCAAAACGTAATAAATCTACTTATAGGAGAAATCCgagtgatgagaagaaagacTCTCGCACCTACACGAATACAACCAAACCCAAATCCATAACTCGGAATTCCCAAAAACCAAATAATTCACAATCAAGAACAGCCAGGGCTCATAACGTATCCACATCTAATAACTCTTCCGGCCCTGATAACGATCTCATAAGAGGATCAACTACTGAaccgattcaattgaagaatAAACACGACCTTCACCTT GGCCAGGAACTTACTGAATCTACGGTAAATCACACTaatcattctgatgatgaactcccTGGACACCTCCTTCTCGATTCAGGAGCATCACGAACCCTTATAAGATCTGCTCACCACATAcactcagcatcatctaatCCTGGCATAAACGTAgttgatgctcaaaaaagaaatataccaattaacgctattggtgacctacaatttcacttccaggacaacaccaaaacatcaataaaggtattgcacactcctaacatagcctatgacttactcagtttgaatgaattggctgcagtagatatcacagcatgctttaccaaaaacgtcTTAGAACGATCTGACGGCACTGTACTTGCACCTATCGTAAAatatggagacttttactgggtatctaaaaagtacttgcttccatcaaatatctccgtacccaccatcaataatgtccatacaagtgaaagtacacgcaaatatccttatcctttcattcatcgaatgcttgcacatgccaatgcacagacaattcgatactcacttaaaaataacaccatcacgtattttaacgaatcagatgtcgactggtctagtgctattgactatcaatgtcctgattgtttaatcggcaaaagcaccaaacacagacatatcaaaggttcacgactaaaataccaaaattcatacgaaccctttcaatacctacatactgacatatttggtccagttcacaacctaccaaaaagtgcaccatcctatttcatctcatttactgatgagacaacaaaattccgtTGGGTTTATCCATTACACGACCGTCGCGAGGACTCTATCCtcgatgtttttactaCGATACTAGCTTTTATTAAGAACCAGTTTCAGGCCAGTGTCTTGGTTATACAAATGGACCGTGGTTCTGAGTATACTAACAGAACTctccataaattccttgaaaaaaatggtataactccatgctatacaaccacaGCGGATTCCCGAGCACATGGAGTCGCTGAACGGCTCAACCGTACCTTATTAGATGACTGCCGTACTCAACTGCAATGTAGTGGTTTACCGAACCATTTATGGTTCTCTgcaatcgaattttctactattgtgagaaattcactagcttcacctaaaagcaaaaaatctgcaagacaacatgctggcttggcaggacttgatatcagtactttgttacctttcggtcaacctgttatcgtcaatgatcacaaccctaactccaaaatacatcctcgtggcaTCCCAGGCTACGCTCTACATCCGTCtcgaaactcttatggatatatcatctatcttccatccttaaagaagacagtagatacaactaactatgttattcttcagggcaaggaatccagattagatcaattcaattacgacgcactcactttcgatgaagacttAAACCGTTTAACTGCTTCATATCAATCGTTCATTGCGTCAAATGAGATCCAACAATCCGATGATCTTAACATAGAATCTGACCATGACTTCCAATCTGACATCGAACTACATCCTGAGCAACCGAGAAAtgtcctttcaaaagctgtgagTCCAACCGATTCCACACCTCCGTCAACTCATACTGAAGATTCGAAACGTGTTTctaaaaccaatattcgcgcacccagagaagttgaTCCCAACATATCTAAATCTAATATccttccatcaaagaagagatctagCACCCCCCAAATTTCCGATATCGAGAGTACTGGTTCGGGTGGTATGCATAGATTAGATGTTCCTTTACTTGCTCCCATGTCCCAATATAACACACATGAATCGTCGCACAccagtaaatctaaagatttcagacacTCAGACTCGTACAGTGACAATGAGACTAATCATACAAACGTACCAATATCCAGTACGGGTGGtaccaataataaaacTGTTCCGCAGACAAGCGAACAGGAGACtgagaaaaggattataCACCGTTCACCTTCGATCGATACTTCCTCATCAGAAAGTAATTCACTACACCACGTCGTTCCTATCAAAACGTCAGATACCTGTCCTAAGGAGAATACAGAGGAATCTATAATTGCTGATCTTCCACTTCCCGATCTGCCTCCAGAACCTCCTACCAAATTATCAGACTCCTTTAAAGAACTTCCACCGATCAATTCTCGTCaaactaattccagtttgggtggtattggtgactctaatgcctatactactatcaacagtaagaaaagatcattagaagataatgaaactgaaattaaggtatcacgagacacatggaatactaagaatatgcgtagtttagaacctccgagatcgaagaaacgaattcacctgattgcagctgtaaaagcagtaaaatcaatcaaaccaatacgAACAACCTTACGATACGATGAGGCAATCacctataataaagatattaaagaaaaagaaaaatatatcgaagcataccacaaagaagtcaaccaactgttgaagatgaaaacttgggACACTGACAGATAttatgacagaaaagaaatagaccccaaaagagtaataaattcaatgtttatcttTAACAGGAAACGTGACGGTACTCAtaaagctagatttgttgcgAGAGGTGATATTCAACATCCTGACACTTACGACTCAGGCatgcaatccaataccgtacatcactatgcattaatgacatccctgtcacttgcattagacaataactactatattacacaattagacatatcttcggcatatttgtatgcagacatcaaagaagaattatacataagacctccaccacatttaggaatgaatgataagttaatacgtttgaagaaatcgctttatggattgaaacaaagtggtgCGAACTGGTacgaaactatcaaatcatacctgATACAACAATGtggtatggaagaagttcgtggatggtcatgcgtatttaaAAACAGTCAAGTGACAATTTGTTTATTCGTAGATGATATGGTATTGTTTAGcaaaaatctaaattcaaacaaaagaattatAGAGAAGCTTAAGATGCAATACGACACCAAGATTATAAATCTAGGCGAAAGTGATGAGGAAATTCAATATGACATTCTTGGCTTGGAAATCAAATACcaaagaggtaaatacatgaaattgggtatggaaaactcattaactgaaaaaataccCAAACTAAACGTACCTTTAAAcccaaaaggaaggaaaCTTAGTGCTCCAGGTCAACCAGGTCTATATATAGACCAGCAAGAACTAGAgctagaagaagatgattacaaaatgaaggtacatgaaatgcaaaagctGATAGGTCTAGCatcatatgttggatataaatttagatttgacctattatactacatcaacacacttgcacaacatatactatttcCGTCCAAGCAAGTGTTAGATATGACATATGAATTGATACAGTTCATATGGAATACGAGAGATAAGCAATtaatatggcacaaaaGCAAACCTGTTAAGCCAACAAATAAATTAGTTGTTATAAGCGATGCCTCGTATGGCAACCAACCGTATTATAAATCACAAATTGGcaacatatatttacttaATGGAAAGgtaattggaggaaagtccACCAAGGCTTCATTAACATGTACTTCAACTAcggaagcagaaatacacgcGATAAGTGAATCTGtcccattattaaataatctAAGTTACCTGATACAAGAACTTgacaagaaaccaattacCAAAGGATTACTAACCGACAGTAAATCTACAAtcagtataattatatccaataatgaagagaaatttaggaacagattttttggtactaAAGCAATGAGATTgagagatgaagtatcaggAAATCATCTGCACGTATGCTATATcgaaaccaaaaagaatattgcaGACGTAATGACcaaacctcttccgataaaaacattcaaactattaacaaacaaatggattcattag
- a CDS encoding gag protein (Retrotransposon TYA Gag gene co-transcribed with TYB Pol; translated as TYA or TYA-TYB polyprotein; Gag is a nucleocapsid protein that is the structural constituent of virus-like particles (VLPs); similar to retroviral Gag): MESQQLSQHSPISHGSACASVTSKEVHTNQDPLDVSASKIQEYDKASTKANSQQTTTPASSAVPENPHHASPQTAQSHSPQNGPYQQQCMMTQNQANPSGWSFYGRPSMIPYTPYQMSPMYFPPGPHSQFPQYPSSVGTPLSTPSPESGNTFTDSSSADSDMTSTKKYVRPPPMLTSPNDFLNWVKTYIKFLQNSNLGDIIPTATRKAVRQMTDDELTFLCHTFQLFAPSQFLPTWVKDILSADYTDIMKILSKSINKMQSDTQEVNDITTLATLHYNGSTPADAFEAEVTNILDRLNNNGIPINNKVACQFIMRGLSGEYKFLRYARHRYIHMTVADLFSDIHSMYEEQQESKRNKSTYRRNPSDEKKDSRTYTNTTKPKSITRNSQKPNNSQSRTARAHNVSTSNNSSGPDNDLIRGSTTEPIQLKNKHDLHLRPGTY, translated from the coding sequence atggaatcccaacaattatctcaacattcacccatttctcatggtagcgcctgtgcttcggttacttctaaggaagtccacacaaatcaagatccgttagacgtttcagcttccaaaattcaagaatatgataaggcttccactaaggctaactctcaacagacaacaacacctgcttcatcagctgttccagagaacccCCATCATGCCTCTCCTCAAACTGCTCAGTCACATTCACCACAGAATGGGCCGTACCAACAGCAGTGCATGATGACCCAAAACCAAGCCAATCCATCTGGTTGGTCATTTTACGGACGCCCATCTATGATTCCGTATAcaccttatcaaatgtcgCCTATGTACTTTCCACCTGGGCCACATTCACAGTTTCCGCAGTAtccatcatcagttggaacGCCTCTGAGCACTCCATCACCTGAGTCAggtaatacatttactgattcatcctcagcggactctgatatgacatccactaaaaaatatgtcagaccaccaccaatgttaacctcacctaatgactttctaaattgggttaaaacatacatcaaatttttacaaaattcGAATCTCGGTGATATTATTCCGACAGCAACAAGAAAAGCCGTACGTCAGATGACTGATGACGAACTCACCTTCTTATGTCACACCTTTCAACTATTTGCTCCATCTCAATTCTTACCCACCTGGGTTAAAGACATCTTATCTGCTGATTATACagatatcatgaaaattctttccaaaagcaTTAACAAAATGCAATCTGATACTCAAGAGGTAAATGACATTACGACCCTAGCAACTTTGCATTATAATGGAAGCACACCTgcagatgcatttgaaGCAGAAGTCACAAACATTCTTGACAGACTAAACAACAATGGCATTCctatcaataacaaggtAGCATGCCAATTCATTATGAGAGGTCTATCTGGCGAGtacaaatttttacgctaCGCACGTCATCGATATATACATATGACAGTTGCTGATCTGTTTTCAGACATACATTCTATgtatgaagaacaacaggAATCAAAACGTAATAAATCTACTTATAGGAGAAATCCgagtgatgagaagaaagacTCTCGCACCTACACGAATACAACCAAACCCAAATCCATAACTCGGAATTCCCAAAAACCAAATAATTCACAATCAAGAACAGCCAGGGCTCATAACGTATCCACATCTAATAACTCTTCCGGCCCTGATAACGATCTCATAAGAGGATCAACTACTGAaccgattcaattgaagaatAAACACGACCTTCACCTTAGGCCAGGAACTTACTGA
- the MRPL10 gene encoding mitochondrial 54S ribosomal protein uL15m MRPL10 (Mitochondrial ribosomal protein of the large subunit; appears as two protein spots (YmL10 and YmL18) on two-dimensional SDS gels): MKAERQTGLRNSFTTVIGRKLINTFVPSMMLTSVAGNDIFFRGLFKSPVLAFQSYRYVSILGQLKPSDGSTKSFKRLGRGPSSGLGKTSGRGQKGQKARGKVKSWFEGGQTPIYKLFPKIGFTNVGAKPLKELNLKRIQWFHDKNRLHLQPGEVLDMNKMRKLGLVTGPIKYGVKILASGKFHYNLPIALEASRASAKAIAAIEKAGGKFTARYYTPLGLRAHLNPQWFLEKRGRVPLQARPTKRRDIDFYSKEEKRGYLVMEKDKLLQDIKEAQNKGSRHFLKQNVKKSSLEIELEELSPEKDWVPVVSNSKVMNIKALDH, encoded by the coding sequence ATGAAAGCGGAAAGGCAAACAGGATTAAGAAATAGTTTTACAACCGTAATCGGTCGCAAACTAATAAACACTTTTGTTCCGTCCATGATGTTAACTAGCGTAGCTGGTAacgatatttttttccgaGGTTTATTCAAATCGCCGGTATTAGCATTTCAAAGTTATCGTTATGTTTCGATTTTGGGACAATTGAAACCGTCAGATGGTTCTACAAAGTCTTTCAAAAGACTTGGGCGTGGTCCTTCCAGCGGTTTAGGTAAGACATCAGGGCGTGGTCAAAAGGGTCAAAAGGCGCGTGGTAAAGTAAAATCGTGGTTTGAAGGTGGTCAAACTCCAATTTACAAGCTATTTCCTAAAATTGGATTTACCAACGTTGGCGCCAAACCATTAAAGGAATTAAACTTGAAACGCATTCAATGGTTTCATGATAAAAATAGGCTTCATTTGCAACCAGGCGAGGTTTTAGACATGAATAAGATGAGAAAGCTTGGTCTGGTAACTGGTCCCATAAAGTACGGAGTTAAAATTCTAGCCAGCGGAAAGTTCCACTACAATCTACCGATTGCTTTGGAGGCTTCTAGAGCATCCGCTAAGGCTATTGCGgctattgaaaaagcagGAGGTAAGTTTACAGCTCGTTACTACACACCGTTGGGTCTAAGGGCACATCTCAACCCCCAGTGGTTTCTTGAGAAGAGGGGAAGAGTACCACTACAGGCTAGACCCACGAAAAGAAGGGATATTGATTTCTATAgtaaagaagagaaaagagGTTACCTAGTAatggaaaaagataaaCTCTTACaagatatcaaagaagcTCAAAATAAGGGTTCTAGACACTTTTTAAAACAGAATGTAAAAAAGAGCTCATTAGAAATAGAGCTAGAAGAACTGTCTCCAGAGAAGGATTGGGTGCCAGTTGTGTCTAATTCTAAAGTCATGAACATCAAGGCTTTGGACCACTAA
- the WSC2 gene encoding Wsc2p (Sensor-transducer of the stress-activated PKC1-MPK1 signaling pathway; involved in maintenance of cell wall integrity and recovery from heat shock; required for the arrest of secretion response; WSC2 has a paralog, WSC3, that arose from the whole genome duplication), which translates to MHLDLIHKSFILVWLIYIRAALADQFTYKACYSASDIRKLGLTYKGVYEYQSVSYCQNECPGQAVVALFNGTGCYCGGSVAQLQSLTQVDSSKCDVSCAGWPYQNCGGSSAMNVYINNAASTADSTSSTATSTSTTSSSSTSVSSKTSTKLDTKTSTSSSATHSSSSSSTTSTTTSSSETTTSSSSSSSSSSTSTTSTTSTTSSTTSTSSSPSTTSSSTSASSSSETSSTQATSSSTTSTSSSTSTATVTSTPSSTSIGTSTHYTTRVVTQSVVSQANQQASTIFTTRTSVYATVSSTSSSTSSLLNGKSSSSKSKGLSGGAIAGVVVGVVCGTVALLALALFFFVWKKRRQSSQHVDLEETKQYQPYSLGDADANPVIPPSASSTNWHIPSRNNTALSKNTASTFATYDLPTRAPGGRDSIITGDAHNISKRSHFPSVVYEEPPSIYNGNQRFSATSLPDMMEERQLHIVNPDNVSSNIGSNVSDGDDDYDDAKDSNNSSLR; encoded by the coding sequence ATGCACCTAGATCTCATACACAAGTCCTTCATCTTAGTGTGGCTCATATATATACGAGCCGCGTTGGCTGACCAATTCACATATAAAGCTTGCTATTCAGCTAGTGATATACGAAAATTGGGGTTGACTTACAAGGGTGTTTACGAGTATCAATCAGTTTCCTACTGTCAAAATGAATGCCCTGGTCAGGCTGTCGTTGCTCTTTTCAACGGTACAGGTTGCTACTGTGGTGGTTCCGTAGCTCAGTTACAGTCTTTGACGCAGGTAGATTCGAGCAAATGTGATGTTTCGTGTGCTGGCTGGCCCTACCAAAATTGTGGTGGTTCTTCTGCCATGAACGTTTATATCAATAACGCTGCTTCTACCGCGGACTCAACTTCATCTACTGCTACCTCAACATCGACAACATCTTCATCAAGCACAAGTGTTAGTTCAAAAACGTCCACGAAATTGGACACGAAAACTTCAACTAGTTCTTCTGCTACGCACTCATCCTCTTCCTCGTCTACAACCTCCACTACCACTTCCTCTTCAGAGACAACTacttcctcctcttcttcatcctcttcctcttctacGTCTACTACTTCTACTACTTCTACTACCTCTAGTACTACttctacttcttcttctccttcCACCACTTCCTCTAGCACTTCTGCCTCTTCCAGTTCAGAAACGTCCTCTACGCAGGCAACTTCTTCATCCACCACATCGACCTCATCCTCAACTTCGACAGCAACGGTCACTTCTACCCCCTCATCGACTTCAATAGGTACTTCCACGCATTACACTACCCGTGTGGTGACGCAGTCCGTGGTTTCTCAAGCTAACCAACAAGCAAGCACGATCTTTACCACCAGGACCTCTGTTTATGCAACAGTATCGTCTACGTCCTCCTCTACTAGTTCTCTCTTAAACGGGAAATCGAGCTCGTCCAAGAGCAAAGGCTTGAGTGGTGGCGCCATCGCAGGTGTCGTAGTAGGTGTGGTTTGTGGTACAGTTGCCTTGTTGGCTCTGGCgttattctttttcgtaTGGAAAAAACGTCGCCAATCTTCTCAGCATGTGGACTTGGAAGAGACAAAGCAGTACCAGCCGTACTCACTGGGTGATGCTGACGCTAACCCTGTTATTCCACCGTCTGCTTCGAGCACTAACTGGCACATACCCTCTAGGAATAATACAGCATTGTCCAAGAATACAGCGTCTACTTTTGCCACTTATGATCTGCCGACAAGGGCGCCGGGCGGCAGAGATTCTATTATTACTGGTGATGCACATAATATCAGCAAAAGAAGTCACTTTCCCTCGGTAGTGTACGAGGAGCCTCCTTCGATCTATAACGGGAACCAAAGGTTCAGTGCTACTTCGCTGCCCGATATGATGGAAGAAAGACAACTACACATTGTCAACCCCGATAATGTGAGTTCAAATATTGGGAGTAATGTCTCAgatggtgatgatgattaCGATGATGCAAAGGATTCCAATAATAGTTCTTTGCGCTGA
- the POP3 gene encoding Pop3p (Subunit of both RNase MRP and nuclear RNase P; RNase MRP cleaves pre-rRNA, while nuclear RNase P cleaves tRNA precursors to generate mature 5' ends and facilitates turnover of nuclear RNAs; increases the activity and thermal stability of the RNase P complex, along with Pop2p; relocalizes to the cytosol in response to hypoxia): protein MSGSLKSLDKKIAKRRQVYKPVLDNPFTNEAHMWPRVHDQPLIWQLLQSSIINKLIHIQSKENYPWELYTDFNEIVQYLSGAHGNSDPVCLFVCNKDPDVPLVLLQQIPLLCYMAPMTVKLVQLPKSAMDTFKSVSKYGMLLLRCDDRVDKKFVSQIQKNVDLLQFPWLNAIKYRPTSVKLLKTTVPIVSKKRQK from the coding sequence ATGTCCGGGTCGTTAAAATCTCTAGACAAGAAAATAGCTAAAAGAAGGCAGGTGTATAAGCCCGTGCTAGACAATCCGTTCACAAACGAAGCACATATGTGGCCGCGCGTGCATGATCAGCCATTGATTTGGCAGCTGCTGCAATCCTCTATCATAAATAAGTTGATTCACATTCAATCGAAGGAGAACTACCCTTGGGAGCTGTATACAgatttcaatgaaattgtGCAGTATTTGAGCGGCGCTCACGGAAACAGCGACCCAGTATGTCTATTTGTGTGCAATAAGGACCCTGATGTACCGCTTGTGCTCTTGCAGCAAATCCCGCTATTATGCTATATGGCGCCCATGACGGTTAAACTGGTGCAGTTGCCCAAGAGTGCCATGGATACCTTCAAGTCGGTTTCTAAATATGGAATGCTGCTGCTGCGGTGCGACGATAGGGTCGACAAGAAATTCGTATCGCAGATCCAGAAGAACGTTGATCTGCTTCAGTTTCCCTGGTTAAATGCTATCAAGTATCGGCCCACATCTGTCAAGCTGTTGAAAACTACAGTGCCAATTGTCTCGAAGAAGAGGCAAAAGTAG